A genomic segment from Gemmatimonadaceae bacterium encodes:
- a CDS encoding YcaQ family DNA glycosylase, whose amino-acid sequence MATPRGTLDIPRLRQFALRRQLPAPTTLGRALRRLGFVQADPIRAPARAQDLTLRHRVVDYRAGDLERRYPRLAVEEDFFVNYGFVTRDLHALMHPRAERRTFTASERKRAAAILEFVRERGVVHPREVDLHFAHGKATNWFGGTSNVTTQLMDGMHHRGILRVARREGGTRLYAAREQTPPAADPAAAMDAFVDVLVAKYAPLTASMLTSLVSRLWYAAPQWAETRKDAGARARKRLHHMHVDGVAWYWPEGESPATRRVVPPDTVRLLAPFDPFVWDRRRFELFNGWAYRFEAYTPAPKRVRGYYALPLAWRDTVIGWANLAVRDGQLVPDIGYVSGRAPRDAGFRQALDEELDRCRVFLSL is encoded by the coding sequence GTGGCCACTCCTCGCGGCACGCTCGACATCCCGCGCCTGCGCCAGTTCGCCCTGCGCCGCCAGCTCCCCGCGCCCACGACGCTCGGGCGCGCGCTGCGGCGGCTGGGTTTCGTGCAGGCCGATCCCATCCGCGCCCCCGCACGCGCGCAGGACCTCACGCTGCGCCACCGCGTGGTGGACTACCGCGCCGGTGACCTCGAGCGGCGATACCCGAGGCTGGCGGTCGAGGAGGACTTCTTCGTCAACTACGGGTTCGTCACCCGCGACCTGCACGCGCTGATGCATCCCCGCGCCGAGCGCCGGACGTTCACGGCGTCGGAGCGCAAGCGGGCGGCGGCCATCCTCGAGTTCGTGCGCGAGCGCGGCGTGGTGCACCCACGCGAGGTGGACCTCCACTTCGCGCACGGCAAGGCGACCAACTGGTTCGGCGGCACCTCGAACGTGACCACGCAGCTCATGGACGGCATGCATCACCGCGGCATCCTGCGCGTCGCACGCCGCGAGGGAGGCACGCGCCTCTACGCGGCACGCGAGCAGACACCGCCTGCCGCGGACCCGGCCGCAGCCATGGATGCGTTCGTGGACGTGCTGGTGGCGAAGTACGCGCCACTCACCGCCTCGATGCTGACGTCGCTGGTCTCGCGGCTCTGGTACGCCGCGCCGCAGTGGGCGGAGACACGGAAGGATGCCGGTGCCCGCGCGCGGAAACGGCTGCACCACATGCACGTGGATGGTGTGGCGTGGTACTGGCCCGAGGGTGAGTCGCCGGCCACCCGGCGCGTCGTGCCACCCGACACGGTGCGGCTGCTGGCGCCGTTCGATCCGTTCGTCTGGGACCGCCGACGATTCGAGCTGTTCAACGGCTGGGCCTACCGCTTCGAGGCCTACACCCCCGCCCCGAAGCGGGTGCGCGGCTACTACGCCCTGCCGCTCGCCTGGCGCGACACGGTGATCGGCTGGGCGAACCTGGCGGTTCGCGACGGCCAGCTCGTGCCCGACATCGGCTACGTGAGCGGCCGCGCGCCGCGCGACGCAGGATTCCGGCAGGCGCTGGACGAGGAGCTGGACCGGTGCCGCGTCTTCCTGTCACTCTGA
- a CDS encoding cyanophycinase, producing MIRRLIAAAVLCTATAACTTRTATPVTTPAPSGAGAVDAGYTAYFSGSAVDAVTVPAGGALLAGGGTDSDAAMTWLLAQGGARAPKRYGDVVVLRTSGSNGYNKYLMSLGANSVTSIVIRSPDGANSAYVRDAIAKAEVVFLAGGDQSTYVQRWSGTGLQAGVNARVAAGFPIGGTSAGLAAMSEYVYSALNVSSVSATVLQNPYDSSMTFSRSLFSVPLLRNTITDTHFAPRDRFGRSVAFLARLQQDGLATAPRGIAVDEGSSVGVAASGDGVVFGSAGSGGAWFMQSSATATRICAPSTPLSFAPVTVWHVPVGGRFDLAGWSTHDATPYTVTAVKGVLTSSTGSIY from the coding sequence ATGATCCGTCGCCTCATCGCCGCTGCGGTGCTCTGCACCGCGACGGCTGCCTGCACCACCCGCACCGCCACGCCGGTCACCACACCGGCCCCCTCCGGCGCCGGCGCGGTGGACGCGGGGTACACCGCCTACTTCTCGGGGAGCGCCGTGGACGCCGTGACCGTGCCGGCCGGCGGCGCGCTCCTCGCCGGCGGTGGCACCGACAGCGACGCGGCGATGACCTGGCTGCTGGCCCAGGGCGGTGCGCGGGCGCCGAAGCGGTACGGTGACGTGGTGGTCCTGCGCACGAGCGGGAGCAACGGCTACAACAAGTACCTCATGTCGCTGGGCGCGAACTCGGTGACGTCGATCGTGATCCGGTCGCCCGACGGCGCCAACAGCGCATACGTGCGGGATGCCATTGCGAAGGCCGAGGTGGTGTTCCTGGCAGGTGGTGACCAGTCCACGTACGTGCAGCGGTGGAGCGGCACGGGGCTGCAGGCCGGCGTCAATGCACGCGTCGCGGCCGGCTTCCCCATCGGCGGCACCAGCGCCGGCCTCGCCGCGATGAGCGAGTACGTCTACTCGGCGCTCAACGTCTCCTCGGTCAGTGCGACGGTGCTGCAGAACCCCTACGACAGCAGCATGACGTTCAGCCGGTCGCTGTTCAGCGTGCCGCTGCTGCGCAACACGATCACCGACACCCACTTCGCCCCGCGCGACCGATTCGGGCGCAGCGTGGCGTTCCTCGCACGCCTCCAGCAGGACGGCCTCGCCACCGCCCCGCGCGGCATCGCGGTGGACGAGGGCTCGTCGGTGGGCGTTGCGGCCAGTGGCGACGGCGTGGTGTTCGGCTCCGCCGGCAGCGGCGGGGCGTGGTTCATGCAGAGCAGCGCCACCGCGACACGCATCTGCGCGCCGTCCACGCCGCTGAGCTTCGCACCCGTCACCGTGTGGCACGTGCCGGTGGGGGGCCGCTTCGACCTCGCAGGCTGGTCCACCCATGACGCCACACCCTACACCGTCACGGCCGTCAAGGGCGTGCTCACCTCGTCCACCGGCAGCATCTACTGA
- a CDS encoding serine/threonine protein kinase, with translation MPIDAARWPQVTALFADLLPLHAGEREAALRRVADAEVQAEVRSLLAASDTAGSRFERAPVLTDGAEAPTHAPLRHRHDRGDRIGRWRLVRLLGEGGMGAVYEAINDDAGFTKRAALKMVSRSPADGTLVPRFEAERRILARLEHRNIAALLDGGVDDDGRPWFALEYVDGARIDQWCDTHRLDQRARVQLFRQACNAVQYAHERLVVHRDIKPANMLVAADGTVKLLDFGIAKLTDDTEHALTEFGVSPMTAAYASPEQRAGTAVTTATDIYSLGVVLHELLTGLRPDRTGGFDATPDVAARPMDAELDAIVRMAMRPEPDRRYASAQELGDDLQRWLDGRAVRAQPDTLGYRTVTFVRRNRVAVAGAALAVAALVAATVVSVRQAGIARAERDRAQREQARTARVSSFMQEVLGQARPREGGRALTVTEALDRAIPALDTAFAREPDIKAAVQLSLGSTLQELQQYARARALLEAAYGYYRTHDGPTPSRQQTDALWDLASLAQQDGNVTEAESLYVRLAGAYRRLPGYDAADPTRALIRIAGLRLDAGDLRGAVAAYDSLLPGMRLATRTDSLDRAANLGSRGVALATLGNFTRAAADFAVALAIDEKVLGPDNFATGQVLQPYAGAMMFTGRLAVAESLARRSLAIATRAFGAEASGTLAAARMLGTVLVAADRCTDAIPVFTSILSHRGPSLPDSDPSVGYSLAHRGYCRARRGDTAGGIADAREGLAISRRVLGARHYATHLAESLTGAALGHGPRALHAEAGALLRAGAEGLRRTLDPAHPRVQDADARLAAFLGSEADPSRR, from the coding sequence ATGCCCATCGATGCCGCACGCTGGCCGCAGGTCACGGCGCTGTTCGCCGATCTCCTGCCACTCCACGCCGGGGAGCGCGAGGCGGCGCTGCGCCGCGTGGCCGACGCCGAGGTGCAGGCGGAGGTGCGCTCCCTGCTGGCCGCCAGCGACACCGCCGGATCGCGCTTCGAGCGCGCACCGGTGCTCACCGACGGTGCGGAAGCGCCGACCCACGCGCCCCTGCGGCACCGGCACGACCGCGGCGACCGCATCGGCCGCTGGCGGCTGGTGCGACTGCTGGGCGAGGGGGGCATGGGCGCGGTGTACGAGGCCATCAACGACGACGCCGGCTTCACCAAGCGCGCCGCGCTGAAGATGGTCTCGCGCAGCCCCGCCGACGGCACGCTGGTGCCCCGGTTCGAGGCCGAGCGCCGCATCCTCGCGCGCCTCGAGCATCGCAACATCGCGGCCCTGCTCGATGGTGGCGTGGACGATGACGGGCGGCCCTGGTTCGCGCTCGAGTACGTGGACGGCGCGCGCATCGACCAGTGGTGCGACACGCACCGCCTCGACCAGCGCGCCCGCGTGCAGCTCTTCCGGCAGGCCTGCAACGCAGTCCAGTATGCGCACGAGCGGCTCGTCGTGCACCGAGACATCAAGCCCGCGAACATGCTGGTCGCCGCCGACGGCACCGTCAAGCTGCTCGATTTCGGCATCGCCAAGCTCACCGACGACACCGAGCATGCACTGACGGAGTTCGGGGTGTCTCCGATGACCGCTGCCTACGCCAGCCCTGAGCAGCGCGCCGGCACGGCCGTCACCACGGCCACCGACATCTACTCGCTGGGCGTGGTGCTGCACGAGCTGCTGACCGGCCTGCGTCCTGATCGCACCGGCGGATTCGACGCGACACCGGACGTGGCCGCCCGACCGATGGACGCGGAGCTTGATGCGATCGTCCGCATGGCGATGCGACCGGAGCCGGATCGCCGCTACGCCAGCGCGCAGGAGCTTGGCGACGACCTGCAGCGCTGGCTCGACGGACGCGCGGTGCGCGCGCAGCCCGACACACTCGGCTACCGCACGGTGACGTTCGTGCGGCGCAACCGCGTCGCCGTGGCCGGTGCGGCGCTGGCGGTGGCGGCGCTGGTCGCGGCCACGGTGGTGAGTGTGCGCCAGGCGGGCATTGCCCGTGCCGAGCGCGATCGCGCACAGCGCGAGCAGGCTCGCACGGCACGCGTGTCATCGTTCATGCAGGAGGTGCTCGGCCAGGCACGGCCACGCGAGGGCGGACGCGCGCTCACCGTGACCGAGGCCCTGGACCGCGCCATTCCCGCGCTCGACACGGCGTTCGCGCGCGAGCCGGACATCAAGGCTGCGGTGCAGCTCTCGCTGGGCAGCACGCTGCAGGAGCTGCAGCAGTACGCACGGGCACGCGCGCTGCTGGAGGCCGCCTACGGCTACTACCGGACCCACGATGGCCCGACGCCATCACGGCAGCAGACCGACGCGCTCTGGGACCTCGCCTCACTGGCGCAGCAGGACGGCAACGTCACGGAGGCCGAGTCGCTGTACGTGCGGCTGGCCGGTGCGTACCGGAGGCTCCCCGGCTACGATGCCGCCGACCCGACGCGCGCCCTGATCCGCATCGCGGGGTTGCGCCTCGACGCCGGCGACCTGCGCGGCGCGGTGGCGGCGTACGACTCCCTGCTGCCCGGCATGCGACTCGCCACCCGCACCGATTCGCTGGACCGCGCCGCCAACCTCGGCTCGCGCGGCGTGGCGCTTGCCACGCTCGGCAACTTCACGCGGGCCGCTGCCGACTTCGCGGTGGCGCTCGCGATCGATGAGAAGGTGCTGGGCCCGGACAACTTCGCCACCGGGCAGGTGCTGCAGCCCTACGCCGGTGCGATGATGTTCACGGGCCGCCTGGCCGTCGCGGAATCACTGGCCCGGCGGTCGCTTGCGATCGCGACCCGCGCGTTCGGCGCCGAGGCGAGCGGCACCCTCGCGGCGGCACGGATGCTTGGCACGGTGCTGGTTGCCGCCGACCGGTGCACGGACGCCATCCCGGTCTTCACGTCGATCCTGTCGCACCGCGGCCCATCCCTGCCCGACTCCGACCCCAGCGTGGGCTACTCGCTCGCACATCGTGGCTACTGCCGGGCGCGGCGCGGCGACACCGCCGGCGGGATCGCGGACGCGCGCGAGGGGCTGGCCATCAGCCGGCGCGTCCTCGGTGCGCGGCACTACGCGACCCACCTGGCGGAAAGCCTGACGGGTGCGGCGCTCGGCCACGGTCCGCGTGCGCTCCACGCCGAGGCGGGGGCGCTGCTGCGCGCCGGCGCGGAGGGGCTGCGACGCACGCTCGACCCGGCGCATCCCCGCGTGCAGGACGCCGACGCGCGTCTCGCCGCCTTCCTCGGCTCGGAGGCCGATCCGTCGCGCCGGTGA
- a CDS encoding sigma-70 family RNA polymerase sigma factor, which produces MATHVPAFPRTARRHRPLTPRSRPRNVQARRRTVSLPRPRPVDRTDTDVTRLLAAVANGESQAMAQLMPVIYDELKRLAAAQLRRERGEHTLGATALVHEAWLRLADQRAANWRDRSHFFAIAAQAMRRILVDHARRRGAVKRSRDQQVTLDTAVPVAADADSDEVLAVHEALDRLALLDARQARLVELRYFAGFTLEESAGLLDISPATANRDWAVARAWLQRELSRGD; this is translated from the coding sequence ATGGCCACCCACGTCCCTGCCTTCCCCCGCACCGCGCGCCGCCACCGGCCCTTGACGCCGCGCTCGCGCCCCCGGAACGTGCAGGCGCGCCGCCGCACCGTCTCACTGCCCCGCCCTCGCCCTGTGGACCGGACTGACACCGATGTGACCCGGTTGCTCGCCGCCGTCGCGAATGGCGAGTCGCAGGCGATGGCGCAGCTGATGCCGGTGATCTACGACGAATTGAAGCGGCTCGCCGCGGCGCAGCTCCGCCGGGAACGCGGTGAACACACCCTGGGGGCCACGGCACTGGTGCACGAGGCGTGGTTGCGCCTCGCCGACCAGCGCGCCGCGAACTGGCGTGATCGCTCGCACTTCTTCGCCATCGCCGCGCAGGCCATGCGGCGCATCCTCGTCGATCACGCACGACGCCGCGGCGCCGTGAAGCGGTCACGGGACCAGCAGGTCACGCTCGACACCGCCGTGCCGGTGGCCGCCGATGCCGACAGCGACGAGGTCCTCGCCGTGCACGAGGCGCTCGACCGGCTCGCACTCCTCGACGCCCGCCAGGCCCGCCTCGTCGAGCTGCGGTACTTCGCCGGCTTCACACTCGAGGAGAGCGCCGGCCTGCTCGACATCTCACCGGCAACGGCGAATCGCGACTGGGCCGTGGCGCGCGCCTGGCTCCAGCGTGAGCTGAGCCGCGGCGACTGA
- a CDS encoding M20/M25/M40 family metallo-hydrolase, which produces MPVPPRRVRRFRLFRLVCLAAALSPAHLHAQQPAVLPSQEDLRIHAIVAATSAARIERDVRTLVGFGTRNTLSDTVSATRGIGAARRWIFAQFQEISRQCGNCLEVRYMSDIQKGTPTGRIRTDVNIVNVVAILRGRTEPNRFVLLSGDIDSRVSDVMNATSDSPGANDNASGMAAVLEAARVLSAHRPNASVVFAGLSAEEQGLFGGEIVARIAKQEGWRIDAVINNDMVGNISGIDGVTENTKARVFAPGMPASTTPAELRRILTNGGELDTPSRQLARYIDAVADRYFPNLDVEIIYRLDRYGRGGHHTPFFNEGAPAVRLMESHEDYTRQHQDLRTENGIRYGDVIEGVNFGYAAKITALDAATLISLAWAPAVPDSVRITGAVQPSATLAWVASPSPEVLGYRIYWRKPSEVNWTRSRFVGNVTRHTLENVIIDNYFFGVAAVGRNGQESLVAFPR; this is translated from the coding sequence ATGCCCGTTCCCCCCCGCCGCGTCCGCCGCTTCCGCCTCTTCCGCCTCGTCTGCCTCGCCGCAGCGCTCAGCCCCGCCCACCTGCACGCACAGCAGCCCGCGGTGCTGCCCTCGCAGGAGGACCTGCGGATCCACGCCATCGTGGCCGCCACGTCGGCCGCCCGCATCGAACGCGACGTCCGCACCCTCGTCGGCTTCGGCACGCGCAACACCCTCTCCGACACCGTCTCGGCCACCCGCGGCATCGGCGCCGCTCGCCGCTGGATCTTCGCGCAGTTCCAGGAGATCTCGCGGCAGTGCGGCAACTGCCTCGAGGTCCGCTACATGTCGGACATCCAGAAGGGCACGCCGACGGGACGCATCCGCACCGACGTCAACATCGTGAACGTGGTCGCGATCCTGCGCGGGCGGACGGAACCGAATCGCTTCGTGCTGCTCAGCGGCGACATCGACAGCCGAGTCAGTGACGTGATGAACGCCACCTCGGATTCTCCGGGCGCCAACGACAACGCCAGCGGCATGGCCGCCGTGCTGGAGGCGGCGCGTGTGCTCTCCGCGCACCGGCCGAATGCCTCGGTGGTCTTCGCCGGGCTCTCGGCCGAGGAACAGGGGCTGTTCGGCGGCGAGATCGTGGCACGCATCGCGAAGCAGGAAGGGTGGCGCATCGATGCGGTCATCAACAACGACATGGTCGGCAACATCAGCGGGATCGACGGCGTGACGGAGAACACGAAGGCACGCGTCTTCGCGCCCGGGATGCCGGCCAGCACCACGCCGGCGGAACTGCGCCGCATCCTCACCAATGGCGGCGAGCTCGACACCCCGTCGCGCCAGCTGGCGCGCTACATCGACGCCGTCGCCGACCGCTACTTCCCGAACCTCGATGTCGAGATCATCTACCGCCTGGACCGCTACGGCCGCGGCGGGCACCACACGCCGTTCTTCAACGAAGGCGCGCCCGCCGTGCGCCTGATGGAGTCACACGAGGACTACACGCGCCAGCACCAGGACCTGCGCACCGAGAACGGCATCCGGTACGGTGACGTGATCGAGGGGGTGAACTTCGGCTACGCCGCGAAGATCACGGCGCTGGACGCCGCCACGCTGATCTCGCTCGCGTGGGCGCCGGCGGTGCCCGACTCCGTCCGCATCACCGGCGCCGTGCAGCCGTCCGCCACGCTCGCGTGGGTGGCCTCGCCGTCACCCGAGGTGCTCGGCTACCGGATCTACTGGCGGAAGCCGAGTGAGGTGAACTGGACGCGCTCCCGCTTCGTGGGGAACGTCACGAGGCACACACTCGAGAACGTGATCATCGACAACTACTTCTTCGGGGTGGCCGCCGTCGGCCGCAACGGTCAGGAGAGCCTGGTCGCGTTCCCACGCTAG
- a CDS encoding phosphodiester glycosidase family protein produces MSFRVAALLLAGALTGCVGARPVVVAPATAPIATLPRGVADSVSSMRLQEGLVLHHLVRNAGPLRIDVLDVDLTGCVTLQALKGGSTAIGRRTTSAMLESALMHDRSVAAAVNADFFLFAPPGVPVGALVEDWRIITGPIERPVLAFDARNLPFIGPMAVATTVRSTRDSVVATTWNRPRAQAVGIVDAAWAQALDSVIRPTARVLVPLGTGRGTNARYLVWPLPAAHPGIALGDTLMLTGRGTTGLADGDTVTLQTTWSPVRPWQAVGGFPLLLRDSLWSPTLDTDGAEGFRGRNPRTAAGYTRDKGRLFLVVIDGRQPGYSIGTTTRETADVLRSLGAVDAINLDGGGSSVLVVRDDPASPRARVVSRPSDAAGERPVGDALSVRASCGHGVPPRRAPAGTVVP; encoded by the coding sequence GTGTCATTCCGCGTCGCGGCGCTGCTGCTGGCGGGCGCACTCACGGGGTGCGTCGGCGCGCGGCCGGTGGTGGTGGCCCCGGCCACCGCGCCGATCGCGACGCTCCCCCGCGGCGTCGCCGACTCGGTCTCGTCCATGCGGCTGCAGGAGGGGCTGGTGCTGCACCACCTGGTGCGCAACGCCGGTCCGCTGCGCATCGACGTGCTGGATGTGGACCTGACCGGCTGCGTCACGCTGCAGGCGCTCAAGGGCGGCAGCACGGCCATCGGTCGCAGGACGACCAGCGCCATGCTCGAGTCTGCGCTGATGCACGACCGGTCTGTCGCCGCCGCCGTCAACGCCGACTTCTTCCTCTTCGCACCACCCGGCGTACCGGTCGGCGCACTGGTCGAGGACTGGCGCATCATCACCGGTCCGATAGAACGCCCGGTGCTCGCGTTCGACGCGCGCAACCTGCCGTTCATCGGGCCGATGGCGGTCGCGACCACCGTGCGGAGCACTCGCGACTCGGTCGTGGCAACGACGTGGAACCGGCCGCGGGCGCAGGCCGTGGGCATCGTGGATGCAGCGTGGGCACAGGCGCTGGACAGCGTCATCCGTCCGACGGCGCGCGTGTTGGTGCCGCTCGGCACCGGTCGCGGCACCAACGCGCGTTACCTCGTGTGGCCACTCCCCGCGGCACATCCCGGCATCGCGCTGGGGGACACGCTCATGCTGACCGGGCGCGGGACGACGGGCCTTGCCGATGGCGACACGGTCACTCTGCAGACCACCTGGTCACCCGTGCGTCCCTGGCAGGCGGTCGGCGGCTTCCCGCTGCTGCTGCGCGACAGCCTGTGGTCGCCCACCCTCGACACCGACGGCGCCGAGGGCTTCCGCGGGCGCAATCCGCGCACGGCGGCCGGCTACACGCGCGACAAGGGTCGGCTCTTCCTGGTGGTGATCGATGGGCGGCAGCCCGGCTACAGCATCGGCACCACCACACGCGAGACCGCCGACGTGCTGCGCTCGCTCGGTGCCGTGGATGCGATCAACCTCGACGGCGGTGGTTCCTCGGTGCTGGTGGTGCGCGACGACCCGGCATCGCCGCGCGCGCGCGTGGTGAGCCGACCGTCGGACGCGGCGGGGGAACGTCCCGTCGGTGATGCGCTGTCGGTGCGGGCGTCGTGCGGTCATGGCGTGCCACCGCGCCGCGCGCCGGCCGGAACCGTGGTGCCGTAA
- a CDS encoding creatininase family protein, translating into MTPRPWMIAETNWKQVAACRYEVAVLPWGATEAHNFHLPYGTDNYQNEHIVAEAGRLAWDSGAKVGVLPSIPFGVQTGQHDIPFCINLNPSTQHIILGDIIASLARAGVPKFVLLNGHGGNEFRQMLRELQLAHPTVFLSTVSWWHIDGGAGTFDIVGDHADERETSMMLHLHPDLVLPRAEWGDGRTYPSRLRAIREKWAWAQRDWRQATADTGVGDPQHSTASKGAAYLERLTREFAAYLVELAAADPTDLYQRPADA; encoded by the coding sequence GTGACGCCGCGCCCCTGGATGATCGCCGAGACGAACTGGAAGCAGGTGGCGGCGTGCCGGTACGAGGTGGCGGTGCTGCCGTGGGGCGCCACCGAGGCGCACAACTTCCACCTGCCTTACGGCACCGACAACTACCAGAACGAGCACATCGTCGCCGAGGCTGGCCGGCTGGCGTGGGACAGTGGTGCGAAGGTGGGCGTGTTGCCGTCGATCCCGTTCGGCGTGCAGACGGGCCAGCACGACATCCCCTTCTGCATCAACCTCAACCCGAGCACGCAGCACATCATCCTCGGCGACATCATCGCCTCGCTCGCGCGGGCGGGGGTGCCGAAGTTCGTGCTGCTGAACGGCCATGGCGGCAACGAGTTCCGGCAGATGCTGCGCGAGCTGCAGCTGGCACATCCCACCGTGTTCCTGAGCACCGTGTCCTGGTGGCACATCGACGGTGGTGCCGGCACGTTCGACATCGTCGGTGACCACGCCGACGAGCGGGAAACGAGCATGATGCTCCACCTCCACCCGGACCTCGTGCTGCCGCGTGCGGAGTGGGGAGACGGTCGCACGTATCCGTCCCGGCTGCGCGCGATCCGTGAGAAGTGGGCATGGGCGCAGCGAGACTGGCGCCAGGCCACAGCCGACACCGGCGTCGGCGATCCGCAGCACAGCACCGCGTCGAAGGGCGCGGCGTACCTCGAGCGCCTGACGCGGGAGTTCGCCGCCTACCTGGTGGAGCTGGCGGCCGCCGATCCGACGGACCTGTACCAGCGCCCCGCCGACGCCTAG
- a CDS encoding DinB family protein: MRRLSRLTILTAIAALGACAKPGDPAAAASATPTATAAAPAASATVMADLLTDVGEVEKKMVSLAKAIPAASYGYRPAAGVRSVNDVVMHVASDNYFMPASVGTAAPASTGIVAGNFDAVTAFEKRALSPDSAVAQLTASFTFLKDAMKAQTAASLTEKKEMFGAEYTGQQVWIMATTHLHEHLGQLIAYARANNVTPPWSK, from the coding sequence ATGCGCCGTCTCTCCCGCCTCACGATCCTCACCGCCATCGCGGCGCTCGGCGCCTGTGCGAAGCCGGGCGACCCCGCAGCGGCGGCCAGCGCCACACCCACCGCCACCGCCGCAGCTCCGGCCGCCAGCGCGACCGTGATGGCCGACCTGCTCACCGACGTGGGTGAGGTCGAGAAGAAGATGGTGTCGCTGGCGAAGGCCATCCCGGCGGCCTCGTACGGCTACCGGCCGGCCGCCGGCGTGCGCTCGGTGAACGACGTCGTGATGCACGTCGCGAGCGACAACTACTTCATGCCGGCCTCCGTCGGCACCGCCGCACCGGCGTCCACGGGCATCGTGGCCGGCAATTTCGACGCCGTCACGGCGTTCGAGAAGCGCGCCCTGTCGCCCGATTCCGCCGTGGCGCAGCTCACCGCGTCGTTCACCTTCCTGAAGGATGCGATGAAGGCCCAGACCGCCGCCTCGCTGACGGAGAAGAAGGAGATGTTCGGCGCCGAGTACACCGGCCAGCAGGTGTGGATCATGGCCACCACGCACCTGCACGAGCACCTCGGGCAGCTCATTGCCTACGCGCGGGCGAACAACGTCACCCCGCCGTGGAGCAAGTGA